tttataataatggAAAAGAAGTGGAAAATTTTAGAAGCATGTTCCTAGGCCTCGATATTCTTCCTGGGACCTGATAGCTAAAAATTGTTGTTACATATCCAAGTGAAAAATATGGTAGCTGCTTTGCAGGCCACATATCACTACTCCACCGGACATCATTATGGAAACTCCATAAAGTTATGCAGCTTGTATATATAGTCAATCGTGCAAAAACCCCACCTCTAGCTAACATCAGAAAACTCAACCAATTCAACCATATGAATGCAACTGGGTAGTAATATGAAGGCTCGGATAAGCAAGATGACATCACGACCAACAACACCAAGTCTGATATCCAAATACAACCATTTCTAGAAGCTATCCTCTCTCCACTGATTCATCTCACACCACCTGTAACTCATTGCCACCAGCCAATAAAACTTCTCCACCTCTGCCTACTCCACTCTCATTCTCCACCTTTCctcccctttttcttctcctccaccCCCTTCTTGGTGTCAACCGAAATGCCAACATACCTTATGTCAGTATGCCAATATGTAATTGATCCGTACTGACACAGCCAGGAATCCTTGTGGATCTGGTATCGAGATTTAAAACTGTGATTGTAAGCACCTCCATCAGTTCTTATTCTACAAAATCTTCTTACCGTTTCCTCATTTAATAATGACAAATGGAAATCgagaatttaatttattttatattttcatgaATTTGCTAAAGGCATAGATTGATTAATGAATCAATAATTAAGCTAAAATACCAGATGGAATTGATTGATACTTTTTTTGTGGTAGGTACATCACATCCAGGCAGAAGTTAGATGTAGTAACAGAATTGTgtacttattatttttaaatagttTAAAACAATCTTATTTTGCCTTGTTTAATAATCAAAGGAACCAAAAGTACAGAACATGAAATATTAAACATGTTGACTTATGTCCAAATACTTGAGGTCAGTTAGCAACAACTGTCGATACATGAGAAATAGACATTATGGTtcaattttatataaaaagaaTTATCTGCTGGTCCTCACAAATATAATGTTGAACAAGATACCTGTACAAGAGGCAGTATGGCTGCCAATAATGGAGGTGTAGAGTGAAGAGCAAGCCTCAAATGTTTCACTGCATCGTTATAATACTGATTGACCAACCTTCTGTATGAGCATATAATATGCTCCAGATCCCCAGTCAAATGATCCAATTGTACAGGCAGCAAACATTTTTCCAATCCTTTCAAACATAAACAATACTGCAGTGAGTCATGACCACAACCTTTTCTTCTGAGGCCCAGACAGGCAACTTGTAGTTAGCACAAATTCATGTCAATATATCAAAATAGAACTAAACAAGAACTTCAAAAAGATTAGTATCCTGTGATACATTTAAAAGTTTTGCAAAAGAAATTTACCTCACAACCAATGGCATGAAGCCAATGGGAAGCAACAACCATATCAGCATAGGTAGAAATCTATGTTCAAGCAAAATAAATTGCCAATAAAAGTTTAATGTGGTCATATCATAAATATAGTTCATCTCGTGGCCAATAAAGAATGTTTGCCAATATTTAAACCCtatatagtttaagttcatgtgcTCCTCATATGTTTTCTTTCCTCATACTTATGTTACACTCTAGGCCACTGGTGATAAAATTTGATCTGATTGCATGTTTCTTGTGCAATTTCTCGTTTAAAACCTCAAGCTTTAGCTGTCTACTCACTTCCCAGTCCTGCATCATTCGTTTAGTAAAATGAAACTACAACTGGATTAATCTAACATGACCTGCGCAAGCTCCATGGTTAAGTATGGTTGCCCCAACATCTGCCATTAAAGTTGAGAAAAAGAAATTATTCATTGATCAGTTTGTTCTGATTGAGTTGCAAGATGCTTCTCATGAAACAGTGGATATGAGTTACCTAACTAGTCTTGTGATGGAGGTTCTTTTCATAATTTTAGCTACTGATGACATGTCTATATTTTCATGATTTGTGGATTACTATAATACTAAGATGCATTTCATTATGCAGTTAGGCACAATTCtggtcagtagtgggtcatcaatTAGATCGAAAGTGAGCTATTGTACAATGTAAGATTGCTCTTCTGTGACCAAGGTGACCAAGATTTGAGTTGTGATTCATGCACTGGTTCGCCCTTTTAGTGTATCACTAGATGAGAAATCCCTCTAAGCCAAAATTTCATTTATATAAATTTCTGCAACCTTTTGGTGTAAGTAAAATGTCTGATCACTAATAGCTTCTAACCTTAGAAGCATGATATAGTGGAACTTGTATCTTTATTCTTACTACAAATGTCAAAGAGTCAGTAGGCTGTGAGTTCATAAGATTCCCATGGATGCATTAGTTAAACGCTCTCGCGCCACACACATTTTGCAGCCCTGCTTGAACTAAAACAACCACAGCCCATTTGAACTTATAAGAAAGAAGACAACAACATGGAGGCTACACAATGACCTTCCCTGTTAGGTTCAAACTTCAAACAACAGACATTTCTTATCCAGGTTTTCGAAAAAGAGAAAACTGAAGAGAAGACAGCTTGTTACATGCGATTAAGGCCCTTAAACtgataaaaaagaaagaataacCCAAAATATCACAGGATAAAAAGAATAATCACAGTCATGTATTACACCCTTCAGCTTAAGTGCTCTAGCACTCCTAAATAAAGACCGCATATACTTAGTGATTAACCGGATCAACCATGAGATCCTACAAATTGTGGTCTTATATATGCCTAAACAAGTTCAAAATGAACCCTACGTACTGCAAACCCAGAAGTAAATATGGAAAAGAAAGATCAACCCAAGATTTAGAATAAGACCATTCCATAAACTTGCTTCTGAATGAATCAATGGTAAGACCAAATGTGCCCCAGGAACAACAATAATGAGCTGATCACATCCATATGAATCTTTATTGTATACTTTTAATTCAGCTTGTTAGTTATTGGGAAatataaattttcaaatataaaaaCGTCATCATTCCATTGTAAACATAATAAAAATTATGCATCCACTTAAAAGGAAATACAAGCTTAATCTATAGCTACAAAGAAGACAAGTAATGAAGCATAACTTGTAACTGAGTGTAGAGGAACTAACCATGTGCAAGAAAAATAGAACAGTTTAAGGAGTGTGGACGAGGGTTAAAAGGTTGGTCATCATTCATTTCAGATCCACTTGGGTGGAGTTCAGAAGCTCGAAAAGCATCATCAATTTCTTTTTTCACCTCAATTTTCaagtcaaaattttttttttcattgccaACTGAGCTTTGGGAAGCAACTCTGGCAGAATAATTGGCATCTTCAGTATTAATGGCATTATGCCCATTTGAACTTGCAAAAATTTCAGGTCCTTCAGAACCATCACAAGAGGTTGCATCAAGAGCCTCTGATGCCATCTGTAGGTCAAAATCTTTTATTTTCATGCCTTCTGGGAGACCAGAATACCACATGTGATACAGTATTAACCCATGGATCAGGTTCACAATTGGTTCACTTGCAGAATCATGATATTGAACAAGACTgaagaaaaaaaacataattttagTGAAATAGGATAATAATATATAAACAAAAGATAGACCCTTTTATTTGTTTACCCAACAAACTATTAAAAAAGTTAACCAATTATTGGAATTCACCTTTCCCATGAACTCAACGGGAAAGAAAATAGTTGATTATTTAATATTGTGTGAACTCTTACATACAATGAAAACAGTTAAAAGGAGTAActacaaaattaaaattaattattgttAAATTTGACTGTGGCATTTTCTGGTAGGAACTTCACAACAAACTGAATGCTACCGAAAGCTGCAACTCACATCAAATCATAGGATAAATTAATGGACAAGTTATTGTGATCTATAACTTAGGACCTTCATTGCTCCACAATGCCTACAGAAGTACTTCTATTTCACCTTGATAAATAGCCACAACAAGGTTTTCAATTCACAGCAAAGGAGCACCAACACAGTACGTATAGACTTACATGGATTAACATATGTTCCACTCCAACTAGCATGAGCTTTGTGCCAGACCATCACTGTATTGGTAGACACTGGCATGATGAGGAACTATACCAATATTAAGTCAATATGGCATATGCCAATCTGCATAGAGTCACAACAGCACATACACCTTTCAAGCTATGAATTTCTAAAACATGAGATACAATGGTGGTTCTGTTATATGATGAATAGGTACTAGCCTACTAGGTACTACCATCTAAGCCAAACACTTAAAACACTACTTACTATCACTTAAACTCTGACCAATCTAATCAATAACACAACCCTAGCTTTAGAACAACCATTAAGATATGATTATTCATGAATGTCATCATCCGAGCTCCCACATGGACCAAACCCAACACTTTACTGAGAAACTGCTGCCCCTGCAGCCGAAAACAGCCTATACACTAATCACCATCATCAGGCACACTGATGTGGACTATTCAAACTGGGCTATCACAATCTCCGCCTACATTTCTAACATTCTCATCAGATCCACACACATATCATAGACATGAATCACCAGCATCTGAATGTTATAGCCCACCACATCGTTGCCATCCTCTGCAGTGTTTTAAGATCCTGACATGGTCCACATACTGCAGGTGGTTGTTGCTCTGACATTGTGTGTCAAGGGCCAAAATATGCCAAGGCCCCAACTAAGGTTACTCAGAAGGTTTTCTTTCAGTTGGTAGCAACTCATATACTATTCAAAGTAATTAGACATGACATGGGACTAATCAAATTTCTGTATCATAATAAATCTATATAAGCATACACATATAGAAACTAATATGTTCTGATCAATACATAATCATATCTTTGTCATATAGTACAACAAGAAACTGATTGCCAAGAAAGGACAAAAGAAAAGATGCTTCATTCTTGAAAAGTACAGCATCAACAAAATCAATGTCTTGGTCATAGATAACATAACTCATAATGCATGCATAAAAAGAGGTTAATTAGTTGATAGTTAGATAATATAGTTTCGATGTAAAAGATTGTGTATCATATCTGAGAAGATACATACAATTTTGTAGTATTGAATGCCTCTTCAATGTTCCCATGTGAAAGATAGAATAGAGCTAATTCCAGCTGGATGGAGTACCTCTGTTCGACAATAAGAAGACAGAGAGATCAACCACAAAAATACAAGTTATTGTTATGCAGTAAAATCACAATCAGTATTGAGCTATGGAATTATTAAGAATGAAGAAATGTCATAAGCAGCATACTAAAGGTTTAATCGTGTCAAATAGCAAAAGTAATTATTGAATAGCATATATCATGATAATAGCATAATAAATTTACAACATCGGATTGGTAGATGATAGACACCCATTGCTGTAAGAAACAAAGACAGCACGTGAAAAGATAACATAAACATGAAAAACTTCAAAGAAAGAGGATCTAAATCTGGTACTGTGGAAGAAAATTGACAAACTATAAACATTATATGATAAACAAAAGTAAGACTAACACCAAATACTTTTGAATTTCAAAGGACCAGATTTACTTTCAAGGCCAGAAGTTAAAAGAGTAAAGCCGGTACATGGAAAGCAAAAGATCAGCTCAATTATAAAGCTCGACACAGCACAAATCCAGGTGGAACTCGACCATTCAGCTTTCATAATTATTTTGTTCGTGACGAGCCTTCTAATATACATCAGCCAGACGAGATATATTCCAAACAAATTAACCACTATGATGGCATCAAACATGTTTATGTTCCTCAATGAATTCCCTAAGAAACCGAAAGTGCAAAAATCTCACTGACGGATAGCTGATACCTTCTTGGAGCACTTTTTCGTCCACACGAGCTTACTCATCCAAACCTCgtacatctttttgatcttgGTCTGGTAATTGCCCCCCTTTCCTCCAAGACGTCTCTGAATCTCCATTGCGACCTGCCAACAAACGCGTCCAGTGCATCATGCAAAGAGCAGTACCACAGACAGCAGATCGACTTCTGTGCAACGCTCACCAAGAAGTTCCTCCGATCCTCCAACAGGGTGCTGGCACGAGGTGTCCCCTTCAAGAGGGCGCTCAAGGTGCCGCTGGCTTCCTTCCAGCTGTGCGCCCTAGCGAGGCGGTCCAAGAGGCGGCTCAACCTGTGCCTGTTCTGAGACAGCAAGGGTTTTGGGCCTAACCGCCCGACAGCGCGGCGCCGCTTCCAAGGCCGAGTCATCAGCAGCTGCTCCGAGGCCTTCTCCGCAGCTAAGCTATCGATCCTCTCCGCCGGCCctctctccacctcctcctcctcctcctctggttGTGGTTGG
This DNA window, taken from Musa acuminata AAA Group cultivar baxijiao chromosome BXJ3-7, Cavendish_Baxijiao_AAA, whole genome shotgun sequence, encodes the following:
- the LOC103992173 gene encoding uncharacterized protein LOC103992173 produces the protein MAISGSASAYVGARIKVEEEVVRRVKVEEEVDAEEFGDGDNNNNHYKYQPQPEEEEEEVERGPAERIDSLAAEKASEQLLMTRPWKRRRAVGRLGPKPLLSQNRHRLSRLLDRLARAHSWKEASGTLSALLKGTPRASTLLEDRRNFLVAMEIQRRLGGKGGNYQTKIKKMYEVWMSKLVWTKKCSKKRYSIQLELALFYLSHGNIEEAFNTTKFLVQYHDSASEPIVNLIHGLILYHMWYSGLPEGMKIKDFDLQMASEALDATSCDGSEGPEIFASSNGHNAINTEDANYSARVASQSSVGNEKKNFDLKIEVKKEIDDAFRASELHPSGSEMNDDQPFNPRPHSLNCSIFLAHGLEKCLLPVQLDHLTGDLEHIICSYRRLVNQYYNDAVKHLRLALHSTPPLLAAILPLVQLLLLGDRVDDALMELENSCQNFSGALPFRLRARILEAFQSSQLTAIHRCYEDALTRDPSCNLSLERLIKMHRSGNYDTVPLLEMITLHLDATDGRSGVWEEFASCFLKILTSSVADYEDRVSANGQGGSAAIISSNKIPRVFTEGQARESWKVRCRWWITRHFSKNAYLQDMQYSDRKLLATKAACASHIYGPNFEYVKAALCSLTNEVNIVQVSFLQAHMEKSTRLHENLTALSTL